A single region of the Bacillota bacterium genome encodes:
- a CDS encoding acyl-CoA dehydrogenase family protein: protein MDFTIPEDLEMVRRTARDYFNDRILPVVDKIEEEDEIPPELIKELAEMGFFGLPFPEEYGGVGIGELGYCLVLEEIGGSAPFGNLIGAHTGIGCMSIYLGGTEEQKMKYLPDLCAGKKIAAFALTEPNAGSDAANLQTTAVRKGDKYIINGSKIWITNGNIADVLVVYAVTDKSLGARGGVTAFIVQKDFPGFKVGKIDQKMGLRGSHTAELIFEDMEVPAENVLGEFGAGFVTAMKALDCGRIGLAAGAVGGAQKLLEMSIQWSQQRVQFGQPIANNQAIQWYLVDMATKIHAARLMTYNAAWKYDQGQKVTREAAMVKLYASEMACEVADMAVQVHGGIGYMKEYRIERAYRDTRILKIYEGTNEIQKLVIARELLRSGK from the coding sequence GTGGATTTCACCATCCCGGAAGACCTGGAGATGGTGCGCCGCACGGCGCGTGACTACTTCAACGACCGGATCCTGCCGGTCGTCGACAAGATCGAAGAAGAGGACGAGATCCCGCCCGAACTCATCAAGGAACTGGCTGAGATGGGCTTCTTCGGCCTGCCCTTCCCGGAAGAGTACGGCGGGGTGGGGATCGGCGAGCTCGGGTACTGCCTGGTTCTCGAGGAGATTGGCGGCTCGGCCCCCTTCGGCAACCTGATCGGGGCCCACACCGGCATCGGTTGCATGTCCATCTACCTCGGCGGAACCGAAGAGCAGAAGATGAAATACCTGCCCGACCTGTGCGCCGGGAAGAAGATCGCCGCCTTCGCCCTGACCGAACCGAACGCCGGTTCCGACGCGGCCAACCTTCAGACGACGGCCGTCCGGAAGGGCGACAAGTACATCATCAACGGCAGCAAGATCTGGATCACCAATGGCAACATCGCCGACGTCCTGGTCGTCTACGCGGTGACCGACAAGTCCCTCGGGGCCCGCGGGGGAGTCACCGCCTTCATCGTCCAGAAGGACTTCCCCGGCTTCAAGGTCGGCAAGATCGACCAGAAGATGGGCCTCCGCGGCTCCCACACGGCCGAGCTCATTTTCGAAGACATGGAGGTCCCGGCGGAGAACGTCCTCGGCGAGTTCGGGGCCGGCTTCGTCACGGCCATGAAGGCCCTTGACTGCGGCCGGATCGGGCTCGCCGCCGGGGCCGTCGGCGGGGCCCAGAAGCTCCTCGAGATGTCCATCCAGTGGTCCCAGCAGCGAGTCCAGTTCGGGCAGCCGATCGCCAACAACCAGGCCATCCAGTGGTATCTGGTGGACATGGCGACGAAGATCCACGCCGCCCGGCTGATGACCTACAACGCCGCCTGGAAGTACGACCAGGGGCAGAAGGTCACCCGCGAGGCCGCCATGGTCAAGCTCTACGCCAGCGAGATGGCTTGCGAGGTGGCCGACATGGCGGTCCAGGTCCACGGCGGGATCGGCTACATGAAGGAGTACCGGATCGAGCGGGCCTACCGTGATACCCGGATCCTCAAGATCTACGAGGGCACCAACGAGATTCAGAAGCTGGTCATCGCCCGCGAGCTGTTGAGGTCAGGCAAATGA
- a CDS encoding enoyl-CoA hydratase-related protein — MAFNTIILEKEPPLAIITINRPPVNALNPECIGELTQAFKELRDDASVRVIIITGAGQYTFVAGADISSFGAGQGEPGEAAFAQIRNGQKLFTDIETYPKPVIAAINGVCLGGGNELAMGCDLRIAAESARFGQPEINLGIIPGWGGTQRLPRLIGKTKAMELLLTGDMIKAPDALRVGLVNKVVPDSELLTTAKNVGRMLATKAPIAMAAIKKAVFQGLDASIEEGLDVEFNGSVECFKSEDGVEGITAFLQKRKPQFKGK; from the coding sequence ATGGCTTTCAACACGATCATCCTGGAGAAGGAGCCCCCACTGGCGATCATCACCATCAACCGGCCGCCGGTCAACGCCCTGAACCCGGAGTGCATCGGCGAGTTGACCCAGGCCTTCAAGGAACTCCGCGACGACGCCTCGGTCCGGGTGATCATCATCACCGGGGCCGGCCAGTATACCTTCGTCGCCGGGGCCGACATCAGTTCCTTCGGGGCCGGTCAGGGCGAGCCGGGCGAGGCCGCCTTCGCCCAGATCCGCAACGGTCAGAAGCTGTTCACCGACATCGAGACCTACCCCAAACCGGTCATCGCCGCCATCAACGGGGTCTGTCTCGGCGGCGGTAACGAGCTGGCAATGGGTTGCGATCTCCGGATCGCCGCCGAGAGCGCCCGCTTCGGCCAGCCCGAGATCAACCTGGGGATCATCCCCGGCTGGGGCGGCACCCAACGCCTGCCGCGGCTGATCGGCAAGACCAAGGCGATGGAGCTTCTCCTGACGGGAGATATGATCAAGGCCCCGGACGCCCTGCGGGTCGGCCTGGTCAACAAGGTCGTCCCGGACAGCGAGCTCCTGACCACGGCCAAGAACGTCGGCCGGATGCTGGCGACCAAGGCCCCGATCGCTATGGCGGCCATCAAGAAGGCCGTCTTCCAAGGCCTCGACGCCTCGATCGAGGAGGGCCTCGACGTCGAGTTCAACGGGTCCGTCGAGTGCTTCAAGAGCGAGGACGGCGTCGAGGGCATCACCGCTTTCCTCCAGAAGCGGAAGCCGCAGTTCAAGGGGAAATAA
- a CDS encoding 3-hydroxyacyl-CoA dehydrogenase family protein, which produces MDPKAEQNILDRSQLIAFAEACRLLDEGISSMKDIDLAMRAGAGYAAGPFAMADQMGLDVVLQKMEGLQKQYGENRFYISSRLRDLVARGHLGVKTQKGFYEYTGGAPQ; this is translated from the coding sequence ATGGATCCCAAGGCCGAACAGAACATCCTCGACCGGTCCCAGCTGATCGCCTTCGCCGAGGCCTGCCGGCTGCTGGACGAGGGCATCTCCAGCATGAAGGACATCGACCTGGCCATGCGGGCGGGCGCCGGCTACGCCGCCGGGCCATTCGCCATGGCCGACCAGATGGGCCTTGACGTCGTCCTGCAGAAGATGGAAGGCCTCCAGAAGCAGTACGGGGAGAACCGTTTCTACATCTCCTCGCGCCTGCGCGACCTGGTCGCCAGGGGCCACCTCGGGGTCAAGACCCAGAAAGGGTTTTACGAATACACCGGCGGCGCTCCGCAATAG
- a CDS encoding 3-hydroxyacyl-CoA dehydrogenase family protein codes for MYIFKAAVIGAGTMGSEIAQVISYSGLPVVLKDVEQRFVDKGLERIKSIYYRRVKSGKMSQGEADSKIGLVVPAVDYKEFKDVDIVIEAVPEKMEMKQKIFAELDQVCPSTTLLASNTSALSISEMASATRRAPRVVGLHFFFPASVMKLVEVIAGRETSDETMDTAVEFTESLRKLPVRVKECPGFLVNRVLMASMAEVLRFQEETGTPYSDIDDLMKAKGGAPMGPFVLTDSLGLDIALDTARTLEAAYGERFTPPNNLVELVKAGHLGAKAGKGFFDYTG; via the coding sequence GTGTACATCTTCAAGGCGGCCGTGATCGGGGCCGGGACGATGGGGTCAGAGATCGCCCAGGTCATCTCGTACAGCGGCCTGCCCGTGGTCCTCAAGGACGTCGAGCAGAGGTTCGTCGACAAGGGCCTGGAGAGGATCAAGTCGATCTACTACCGCCGGGTCAAGTCCGGGAAGATGAGCCAGGGCGAAGCCGACTCCAAGATCGGGCTGGTCGTCCCGGCCGTCGACTACAAGGAGTTCAAGGACGTCGACATCGTCATCGAGGCCGTCCCCGAGAAGATGGAGATGAAGCAGAAGATCTTCGCCGAGCTGGATCAGGTCTGCCCGTCGACGACCCTCCTCGCCTCCAACACCTCGGCCCTGTCCATCAGCGAGATGGCCTCGGCGACCAGGCGGGCGCCGCGGGTCGTCGGTCTCCACTTCTTCTTCCCAGCCAGCGTGATGAAGCTGGTCGAGGTCATCGCCGGCCGGGAGACCAGCGACGAGACGATGGACACGGCCGTCGAGTTCACCGAGAGCTTGCGAAAGTTGCCGGTCCGCGTCAAGGAGTGCCCCGGGTTCCTGGTCAACCGGGTCTTGATGGCCTCGATGGCCGAGGTCCTCAGGTTCCAGGAAGAGACCGGGACCCCCTACTCGGACATCGACGACCTGATGAAGGCCAAGGGCGGGGCGCCGATGGGGCCGTTCGTCCTGACCGACTCGCTGGGTCTCGACATTGCCCTGGACACCGCCCGCACCCTCGAAGCCGCCTACGGCGAGCGCTTCACGCCGCCCAACAACCTGGTCGAACTGGTCAAGGCGGGTCACCTCGGGGCCAAGGCCGGCAAAGGCTTCTTCGACTACACGGGCTAA
- a CDS encoding thiolase family protein: MKKCVITAACRTPVGNFGGAFRDMTATQLGVVAVREVIKRAEIEASQIDEVVVGCGGMPPKEANVARQIALFAGLPIETPAFSVQRNCASGLQAITSSVQAIQAGAGDLYLAAGVEQMSGAPYLVYGARWGLRLRPTTFDDSIWCGLIDPFAEMIMGETAERLAERYNISRQEQDEWAVLSHKKAFMAQRMGKFKDEIVPVSVPKKRGEPELVVNDEGPQAGLSLERLALYPTIFREKNGTVTPGNACPMNDAAGAVIVMSEEKARELGKKPLAYVKSYGFAGVDPKIMGIGPVYSTRIALQRAGLELKDIGLIELNEAFAAQYLACQRELGFNNDIANVNGGGIALGHPIGATGLRLINTLTYEMRRRGVKYGLATMCVGGGQGGSVILELPEN, encoded by the coding sequence ATGAAGAAGTGCGTCATCACCGCGGCCTGCCGGACCCCCGTCGGCAATTTCGGCGGGGCTTTTCGTGACATGACCGCCACCCAGCTCGGGGTGGTCGCCGTCAGGGAAGTCATCAAGCGGGCCGAGATCGAAGCAAGCCAGATCGACGAGGTCGTTGTCGGCTGCGGCGGGATGCCGCCGAAGGAAGCCAACGTCGCCCGCCAGATCGCTCTTTTCGCCGGGCTGCCCATCGAGACCCCGGCCTTCAGCGTCCAACGGAATTGCGCCAGCGGTCTGCAAGCCATCACCAGCTCTGTCCAAGCCATCCAGGCGGGGGCTGGTGATCTTTATTTGGCCGCCGGCGTCGAGCAGATGTCCGGCGCGCCGTACCTGGTCTACGGCGCCAGGTGGGGCCTGAGGCTGCGCCCGACGACCTTCGACGACTCCATTTGGTGCGGCCTGATCGACCCCTTCGCCGAGATGATCATGGGCGAGACCGCCGAGCGGCTGGCCGAAAGGTACAACATTTCCCGCCAGGAGCAGGACGAGTGGGCGGTCCTTTCGCATAAGAAGGCCTTCATGGCCCAGCGGATGGGGAAGTTCAAGGACGAGATCGTCCCGGTCAGCGTGCCGAAGAAGCGAGGGGAGCCCGAGCTGGTCGTCAACGACGAGGGTCCGCAGGCCGGCCTGTCCCTCGAACGTCTGGCCCTTTACCCGACCATCTTCCGGGAGAAGAACGGGACGGTCACCCCGGGCAACGCCTGCCCGATGAACGACGCCGCCGGGGCGGTCATCGTCATGAGCGAGGAGAAAGCCAGGGAGCTCGGCAAGAAGCCGCTCGCCTACGTCAAGTCCTATGGCTTCGCCGGGGTCGACCCGAAGATCATGGGCATCGGTCCGGTCTACTCGACCCGCATCGCCCTCCAGCGGGCCGGTCTCGAGCTCAAGGACATCGGGCTGATCGAGCTGAACGAGGCCTTCGCCGCCCAGTACCTGGCCTGCCAGCGCGAGCTGGGCTTCAACAACGACATCGCCAACGTCAACGGCGGCGGGATCGCCCTCGGCCATCCGATCGGGGCCACCGGGCTGCGCCTGATCAACACCCTCACCTACGAGATGCGGCGCCGCGGCGTCAAGTATGGGTTGGCGACGATGTGCGTCGGCGGTGGCCAGGGCGGCAGCGTCATTCTTGAGCTGCCGGAGAACTGA
- a CDS encoding molybdopterin-guanine dinucleotide biosynthesis protein MobB — translation MRPYVPAIAVVGGSGSGKTTLISGVLPSLAGRGRRIVVIKHAAHGFDRRGGPPRDSDRFLEAGAAGVVLVGPETMAAVASGTAASAAERPVEPGTSPLEQALDLAVVAFGRNDLTIVEGFRESHLPKVFVRGGRAKPFSGAVFAPQSYPPGVLAVAAASRPPGLPQAIPVLGPGSSARWAQFFDHLALAGPGGPKPAFSGVILAGGRSTRLGRNKALLDFGGRPLIAHVAARLRPLVEEVVIVAGEADDYRPYADRVVPDVMPGYGPLGGIYSGLLAARHRTVVFMGCDQPLVPADLLERVGSIVAAGADAAVPFAGGEYEPLVAAYARTCHSAVEEAMAAGRRRVVSFYPAVRLSVLAEQSVRALGDPKTLFLNINSEEDYRRALRRRPS, via the coding sequence ATGAGGCCATACGTCCCGGCGATTGCCGTCGTCGGCGGTTCCGGAAGCGGCAAGACAACCTTGATCTCCGGCGTCCTTCCCAGCCTGGCCGGGAGGGGGCGCCGGATTGTCGTCATCAAGCACGCCGCCCACGGCTTCGACCGTCGGGGTGGCCCCCCCAGGGATAGCGACCGCTTCCTCGAGGCCGGCGCGGCCGGAGTCGTCCTCGTGGGCCCGGAGACCATGGCCGCCGTCGCCTCCGGAACGGCCGCCAGCGCCGCCGAAAGGCCGGTCGAGCCCGGCACATCCCCCCTCGAACAGGCCCTGGACCTTGCGGTCGTGGCCTTTGGGCGAAACGACCTGACCATCGTCGAGGGCTTCAGGGAGTCTCATCTGCCCAAGGTGTTCGTCCGCGGCGGCCGGGCCAAGCCGTTCAGCGGGGCCGTCTTCGCCCCGCAGTCCTATCCGCCGGGGGTCCTGGCGGTCGCCGCCGCAAGCCGCCCGCCTGGACTGCCCCAGGCCATCCCGGTCCTCGGCCCCGGGTCGTCCGCGAGATGGGCCCAGTTCTTCGATCACCTGGCTCTGGCCGGACCCGGGGGGCCCAAGCCCGCCTTCAGCGGGGTCATCCTGGCCGGCGGACGCAGCACCAGGCTCGGCCGAAACAAGGCCCTCCTGGACTTCGGCGGCCGGCCGCTCATCGCCCACGTGGCCGCCAGGCTGCGCCCCCTGGTCGAGGAAGTGGTCATCGTCGCCGGCGAGGCCGATGATTATCGGCCCTATGCCGATCGGGTCGTGCCCGACGTGATGCCCGGCTACGGGCCGCTGGGGGGGATCTACAGCGGGCTCCTGGCCGCCCGGCACCGCACCGTCGTCTTCATGGGCTGCGACCAGCCGCTGGTCCCGGCCGACCTCTTGGAAAGGGTCGGCTCGATCGTCGCCGCCGGGGCCGATGCGGCCGTGCCCTTCGCCGGGGGTGAGTATGAACCGCTGGTGGCGGCCTATGCCCGGACCTGCCATTCGGCCGTCGAAGAGGCGATGGCCGCCGGGCGCCGCCGGGTGGTCAGCTTCTATCCGGCGGTCCGCCTATCCGTCCTGGCCGAGCAAAGCGTGAGGGCCCTCGGCGACCCGAAGACCCTCTTTCTCAACATCAACTCCGAGGAGGATTACCGCCGGGCTCTGCGCCGCCGGCCGTCCTAG
- a CDS encoding dipeptide ABC transporter ATP-binding protein encodes MAQTRPVVTSGESLVEVRDLVKWFPVTGGIISRAVAFVKACDGVSFDIRRGETLGLVGESGCGKTTTGRVVLRLEEPTSGTVKFAGRDIFKLGREELRRLRREMQIIFQDPYSSLDPRMTVGEIVGEPLTVHGVARGKDKEDRVMELLKVVGLTPAHAKRYPHEFSGGQRQRIGVARALALNPKLIVCDEPVSALDVSIQSQVLNLLADLQAKFGLTYLFIAHDLAVIKHISDHIGVMYLGKLVETASEPELFADPLHPYTQALLSAIPIPNPRHHRERIVLEGDVPSPINPPPGCRFHTRCRLAIDRCRVEEPVMRELAPGHQVACHRADE; translated from the coding sequence GTGGCCCAGACCCGCCCCGTCGTGACCTCCGGCGAGAGCCTCGTAGAGGTCCGCGACCTGGTCAAATGGTTCCCGGTGACGGGCGGGATAATATCCCGGGCCGTCGCCTTCGTGAAGGCCTGCGACGGGGTCAGCTTCGACATCCGCCGCGGGGAGACGTTGGGGCTGGTGGGCGAGTCCGGTTGCGGCAAGACGACCACCGGGCGGGTCGTCCTGAGGCTTGAAGAACCGACCTCCGGGACGGTCAAGTTCGCCGGCCGGGACATCTTCAAGCTTGGCCGGGAGGAGCTGCGCCGGCTCCGGCGAGAGATGCAGATCATCTTCCAGGACCCCTACAGTTCCCTGGATCCGCGGATGACCGTCGGCGAGATCGTCGGCGAGCCATTGACCGTTCACGGGGTGGCCAGGGGGAAAGACAAGGAAGACCGGGTCATGGAGCTGCTCAAGGTGGTCGGCCTGACCCCGGCCCACGCCAAGCGCTATCCGCATGAGTTCTCCGGCGGACAGCGCCAGCGGATTGGCGTCGCCCGGGCCCTGGCCCTCAACCCCAAGCTGATCGTCTGCGACGAACCCGTCTCGGCCCTCGATGTCTCCATCCAGTCGCAGGTCCTCAACCTCTTGGCCGACCTCCAGGCCAAGTTCGGCCTGACCTACCTGTTCATCGCCCACGATCTCGCGGTGATCAAGCACATCAGCGACCACATCGGGGTGATGTACCTCGGCAAGCTGGTCGAGACGGCGAGTGAGCCGGAGCTCTTTGCCGACCCCCTCCACCCGTACACCCAAGCCTTGCTTTCGGCGATCCCGATTCCCAACCCGCGCCACCATCGGGAGCGAATCGTCCTCGAGGGTGACGTCCCGAGCCCGATCAACCCGCCCCCCGGTTGTCGCTTCCACACCCGATGCCGGCTGGCCATCGACCGTTGCCGGGTCGAAGAACCGGTCATGCGTGAACTCGCCCCCGGTCATCAGGTGGCCTGCCACCGAGCGGACGAATAG
- a CDS encoding CBS domain-containing protein yields the protein MQVKDLVATNIPVIAPDTPASAAAARLTEAKSQCALVMSGERLAGLVSDQELRALLARGGVNPEAPVSELMVPAKNLSLVTMDTQMEQAAEMIAEQKVVGLPVVDKDKIVGVLTRDTVLSYFSWQEISGREREAWERRAGMILKSLHEGLIVVDKDLVIREYNAAAERLTGNKAADRLGQKARVVSVNDSPIFKVMSSGQPIYSEESQLKDGRWFLANYVPLIESGEVTGVIQTFNDISDQKELQRELQSARDELDKAFALTLPNSKVEHKLKHSPEYRDVYLLHSKKIKITEVIADGCYQHVVNSMRVAADLNDKGVMSLIGINKDTVVQSIIFHDIGKSQPQLAVGDIVDPKKTFEDGYLHAARSADIAQHFYNKDADVVHLIRYHHHEENVLPSDFPPQLLPMHRLLRVIDGLSACLTRRKGSYRLAADGSRLIVSEHNGHPQFNNEWSIDLFTGERHILQTFPVTEENGNIGTQVSAGA from the coding sequence TTGCAGGTTAAAGACCTGGTGGCCACCAATATCCCGGTGATCGCGCCGGACACTCCGGCCTCCGCCGCCGCCGCCAGGCTCACTGAAGCCAAATCCCAGTGCGCTCTGGTCATGTCCGGCGAGCGCTTGGCAGGGTTAGTCTCCGACCAGGAGCTGAGGGCCCTCCTCGCCCGTGGCGGGGTCAACCCGGAGGCCCCGGTCAGCGAGCTGATGGTGCCGGCCAAGAACCTCTCCCTGGTGACCATGGACACTCAGATGGAGCAGGCCGCCGAGATGATCGCCGAACAGAAGGTGGTCGGCCTGCCGGTGGTCGACAAGGACAAGATCGTCGGCGTCCTCACCCGCGACACCGTCCTGTCCTACTTCTCCTGGCAGGAGATCTCCGGGCGAGAGCGGGAGGCCTGGGAGCGCCGGGCGGGGATGATCCTCAAGTCCCTCCATGAGGGACTTATCGTCGTCGACAAGGACCTCGTCATCCGGGAGTACAACGCCGCCGCCGAACGGCTGACCGGCAACAAAGCCGCCGACCGCCTGGGTCAGAAGGCCCGCGTCGTCAGTGTCAATGACTCGCCGATCTTCAAGGTGATGTCCAGCGGTCAACCGATCTACAGCGAAGAGTCCCAGTTGAAGGATGGGCGCTGGTTCCTGGCCAACTATGTCCCGCTGATCGAGAGCGGCGAGGTCACCGGGGTCATTCAGACCTTCAATGATATCAGCGACCAGAAAGAGCTCCAGCGCGAACTCCAATCGGCCCGCGACGAGCTGGACAAGGCCTTCGCCCTGACCCTTCCCAACTCCAAGGTCGAGCACAAGCTGAAGCACTCCCCGGAGTATCGGGATGTCTACCTTCTCCACAGCAAGAAGATAAAAATCACCGAGGTCATCGCCGACGGTTGCTACCAGCACGTGGTCAACTCGATGCGGGTGGCGGCCGACCTCAATGACAAGGGCGTCATGAGCCTCATCGGGATCAACAAGGATACCGTCGTCCAGTCGATCATCTTCCACGACATCGGCAAGAGCCAGCCCCAACTGGCCGTGGGCGACATTGTGGACCCCAAGAAGACCTTCGAGGACGGCTACCTCCACGCGGCCCGCAGCGCCGACATCGCCCAGCACTTCTACAACAAGGACGCCGACGTGGTTCACCTGATCCGCTACCACCATCACGAAGAGAATGTCCTTCCGTCCGACTTCCCGCCGCAACTCTTGCCGATGCACCGGTTGTTGCGAGTAATCGACGGCCTGTCGGCTTGCCTGACCCGGCGGAAGGGGTCGTACCGGCTGGCCGCCGACGGATCACGGTTGATCGTCTCGGAGCACAACGGTCACCCCCAGTTCAACAACGAATGGAGCATCGACTTGTTCACCGGTGAACGGCACATCCTCCAGACCTTCCCGGTCACTGAGGAGAACGGAAATATAGGCACACAGGTGTCCGCCGGCGCTTGA